A single Ketogulonicigenium vulgare WSH-001 DNA region contains:
- a CDS encoding NUDIX domain-containing protein, with amino-acid sequence MIPRFGESVRADIRYTLRPGAYGIILRGNSILTTLQMPDAEFQLPGGGIEKGESPTQGLMREVREETGWHITQPRRVGAYRRFCYMPEYDLWAEKLCMLYVARPVRQISAPSEPGHTALWMDIADALEMLENSGERAWLRRLL; translated from the coding sequence ATGATCCCCCGTTTTGGCGAATCCGTCCGCGCCGACATCCGTTACACGCTGCGCCCGGGTGCCTATGGGATCATTTTGCGCGGCAATTCCATTCTGACAACGCTGCAAATGCCCGATGCCGAATTTCAATTGCCCGGCGGCGGGATTGAAAAAGGCGAGAGCCCGACGCAGGGCCTGATGCGCGAAGTGCGCGAGGAAACCGGTTGGCACATCACCCAACCGCGCCGCGTCGGGGCCTATCGTCGGTTCTGCTACATGCCGGAATATGATCTATGGGCAGAAAAGCTATGTATGCTTTATGTGGCGCGGCCCGTGCGCCAGATCAGCGCCCCCAGCGAGCCCGGCCATACCGCTCTTTGGATGGATATCGCCGATGCGCTGGAGATGTTGGAAAACAGCGGCGAGCGCGCTTGGCTGCGCCGCCTGCTGTAA
- a CDS encoding Hsp33 family molecular chaperone HslO: protein MTQGTQLAWDDTVLPFQLDLADVRGRVARLDGVLQDVLRQHNYPAAIEGLVAEAVLLTALIGQTIDLRWKLSIQVRGDGPARIIATDYYGPSEDGQPARIRGYASFDPDRLDPDAEPFSLIGEKGYFAILIDQGEGTEPYSGITSLEGGSLAACAEAYFRQSEQIPTRFALSYGRSHEPGRGERWRAGGVMLQHMPKASSLLKVGEGQVAPVALPETDDGENWNRANVLLDTVEELELIGPNVTSTSLLTRLFHEEQPRVFETQAVQFGCSCSEDKVRQSLSIYSQKDIAHMVTTEGTVTADCQFCGAHYVLDPKTVGFVGDKPPGF from the coding sequence ATGACCCAAGGCACCCAACTCGCCTGGGACGATACGGTTTTGCCGTTCCAGCTTGACCTTGCCGATGTGCGCGGTCGAGTGGCGCGGCTCGACGGCGTCCTGCAAGACGTGCTGCGCCAGCACAATTACCCCGCCGCGATCGAAGGTCTGGTGGCCGAGGCTGTCCTGCTGACCGCGTTGATCGGCCAGACCATTGACCTGCGCTGGAAGCTGTCCATTCAGGTGCGCGGCGATGGCCCGGCCCGGATTATCGCGACCGATTATTACGGGCCCAGCGAAGACGGCCAGCCCGCGCGCATTCGCGGTTACGCCAGCTTTGACCCCGACCGTCTGGACCCCGATGCCGAGCCCTTCAGCCTGATTGGCGAAAAAGGCTATTTCGCGATCCTGATCGACCAAGGCGAAGGGACCGAGCCCTATTCGGGGATCACCTCGCTCGAGGGCGGCTCGCTTGCGGCCTGTGCCGAGGCCTATTTCCGCCAATCGGAGCAGATCCCGACGCGGTTCGCACTGTCCTATGGCCGCTCACACGAGCCGGGCCGTGGCGAGCGGTGGCGTGCGGGCGGCGTGATGCTGCAGCACATGCCCAAAGCCTCGTCTTTGCTAAAGGTCGGTGAAGGTCAGGTCGCGCCTGTCGCCCTGCCCGAAACCGATGACGGCGAAAACTGGAACCGCGCCAATGTTTTGTTGGATACGGTCGAAGAGCTCGAGCTGATCGGCCCGAACGTGACCTCGACCAGCCTGTTGACGCGCCTGTTCCACGAAGAGCAGCCCCGCGTGTTCGAAACGCAAGCGGTGCAGTTCGGCTGTTCGTGTTCCGAGGATAAGGTGCGCCAATCGCTGTCGATCTATTCGCAAAAGGATATTGCGCATATGGTCACGACCGAGGGCACCGTCACCGCAGACTGCCAGTTCTGCGGCGCGCATTATGTGCTGGACCCAAAGACCGTCGGCTTCGTCGGTGACAAGCCGCCAGGTTTCTAA
- the ilvA gene encoding threonine ammonia-lyase IlvA, protein MSTFVENARAATLALRDLFPETPLQRNDYLSQRYEADIWLKREDLTPVRSYKIRGAFTAMRMVLARDPAQSHFVCASAGNHAQGLAFACKHFGVKGTIFMPVTTPQQKIDKTRAFGGENVQIRLIGDYFDQSLSAAQKFCADQGAYFLAPYDDPDVILGQSTITVEIMEQLGRAPDVMIVPVGGGGLSAGTTSYMRAIKADTSFRFVEPTGAASLSAAVAEHAPVTLNKVDGFVDGAAVARIGKHNFDALDWVSSGSVLRAPEDRICATMIEVLNIEGIVLEPAGALSIDALQDIADQIRGKTVVCVVSGGNFDFERLPEVKERAQRYRGLKRYFILRLPQRPGALRDFLMMLGPDDDVSRFEYLKKNARNFGTILLGLETTKRENFDILLKRMTEGGFGYQDITENEMLTSFLL, encoded by the coding sequence ATGAGCACTTTTGTCGAAAACGCCCGCGCCGCGACGCTTGCCCTGCGCGATCTCTTTCCCGAGACGCCTCTGCAGCGCAATGATTACCTGTCCCAGCGATATGAAGCCGATATTTGGCTGAAACGCGAGGATCTGACGCCCGTGCGCAGTTACAAGATTCGCGGCGCTTTTACGGCGATGCGGATGGTACTGGCGCGCGATCCGGCGCAGTCGCATTTTGTCTGTGCAAGCGCAGGCAACCACGCGCAGGGTCTGGCCTTTGCCTGCAAGCATTTTGGCGTGAAAGGCACGATCTTCATGCCGGTGACGACGCCGCAGCAAAAGATCGACAAGACGCGCGCCTTTGGCGGTGAAAACGTGCAGATCCGTTTGATCGGTGACTATTTCGATCAATCCCTGTCGGCGGCGCAAAAGTTCTGTGCCGATCAGGGCGCCTATTTCCTTGCGCCTTATGATGATCCTGATGTGATCCTAGGCCAATCGACCATCACGGTCGAGATCATGGAACAACTGGGCCGTGCGCCCGATGTGATGATCGTCCCCGTCGGCGGAGGCGGCCTGTCAGCGGGCACCACCAGCTATATGCGCGCCATCAAAGCGGATACGAGTTTCCGTTTCGTCGAGCCGACCGGTGCGGCCAGCCTGTCGGCGGCCGTCGCTGAACACGCGCCTGTCACGCTGAACAAGGTCGATGGCTTTGTCGATGGCGCAGCCGTCGCCCGCATCGGCAAGCATAATTTTGATGCGCTGGATTGGGTCAGCTCGGGCTCTGTCCTGCGCGCGCCCGAGGATCGTATCTGCGCCACGATGATCGAGGTGCTGAATATCGAAGGCATCGTGCTGGAGCCTGCAGGGGCCCTGTCGATCGATGCGCTGCAGGACATCGCCGATCAGATCCGCGGCAAGACCGTGGTTTGTGTGGTGTCTGGCGGTAATTTCGATTTCGAACGTCTGCCCGAAGTCAAAGAGCGCGCCCAGCGGTATCGCGGGCTAAAGCGCTATTTCATCCTGCGCCTACCCCAGCGCCCCGGCGCGCTGCGCGATTTCCTGATGATGCTTGGTCCCGATGATGATGTGTCGCGGTTCGAATATCTGAAAAAGAACGCACGCAACTTCGGGACGATCCTGCTGGGTCTGGAGACGACCAAGCGCGAGAATTTTGATATCCTGCTGAAACGCATGACCGAAGGCGGCTTTGGCTATCAGGACATCACCGAAAATGAAATGCTGACCAGCTTCTTGCTGTAG
- a CDS encoding D-amino acid aminotransferase codes for MSTNTHVSTHKAEEDARNESLLYYVNGRIVPRADAVVSIYDSGFMLGDGVWEGMRLYDGKWAFIDEHMERLFEAAKAIDMDIGMTPDEVKQAVYDTQAANQMQGDVHCRLMVTRGVKTRPFQHPRLSQQGPTVAIIMEHSKPSIPRPIRLATVPHLRGLPMTQDPKLNSHSKLNCILACIAAEKAGADEALMLDVHGFVNTTNACNFFIVKKGEVWTSTGDYCMNGITRRKVIQVCRENGIPVHERNFSLVDTYVADEAFLTGTFGAQTPVGTIDGRTIGTGEMGPMTLRLRGLYKELVNRT; via the coding sequence ATGTCCACGAACACCCATGTCTCGACCCATAAGGCCGAGGAAGACGCCCGCAACGAATCCCTGCTTTACTATGTGAACGGCCGCATCGTGCCACGCGCCGATGCCGTTGTTTCCATTTACGATTCCGGCTTCATGCTGGGTGATGGCGTGTGGGAGGGGATGCGCCTTTACGACGGCAAATGGGCCTTTATCGACGAGCATATGGAGCGTCTGTTCGAGGCCGCAAAGGCCATCGACATGGATATCGGCATGACACCGGATGAGGTGAAGCAAGCCGTCTATGACACGCAGGCGGCGAACCAGATGCAGGGCGATGTGCATTGCCGGTTGATGGTCACGCGCGGCGTCAAGACCCGTCCCTTCCAGCATCCCCGCCTGTCGCAGCAGGGCCCGACCGTCGCGATCATTATGGAGCATTCCAAGCCCTCGATCCCGCGCCCGATCCGCCTTGCGACTGTGCCGCATCTGCGCGGCCTGCCGATGACGCAGGACCCAAAGCTGAATTCGCATTCCAAACTGAACTGTATCCTTGCCTGTATCGCCGCCGAAAAGGCGGGCGCGGACGAGGCGCTGATGCTGGACGTGCACGGTTTTGTGAACACAACCAACGCCTGCAACTTTTTCATTGTGAAAAAGGGCGAGGTTTGGACCAGCACCGGCGATTACTGCATGAACGGCATCACCCGCCGCAAGGTGATCCAGGTCTGCCGCGAAAATGGCATTCCGGTGCATGAGCGGAACTTTTCGCTGGTTGACACCTATGTCGCGGATGAGGCGTTCTTGACCGGCACTTTTGGCGCGCAAACGCCTGTCGGCACGATTGATGGCCGCACCATCGGCACGGGCGAGATGGGCCCGATGACCCTGCGCCTGCGCGGTCTTTATAAAGAACTGGTAAACCGCACATGA
- a CDS encoding ribokinase, with product MTIWNLGSINVDNTYALHHIVAPGETIVASNLLTGLGGKGANMSVAMSRAGGKVVHIGAVGRDLDWPVARLAEYGVDTGFIATVDEATGHAIITVDRSGENAIIVYSGANNAVPLEVLKAALAEAKIGDRFVMQNETNNQAEAARLARAAGLWVAYAAAPFSAAAVEAVLPHIDFLILNEVEAAQLQEATGKAPQDLGVRDVIVTLGGDGAAWYGEDGVQKFPAIKVTPVDTTGAGDTVTGYIIAGLDNGLLMPEAINQAMKAGALMVMRHGTADVIPKLPEVQTFSV from the coding sequence ATGACAATCTGGAATTTGGGGTCGATCAACGTCGACAACACCTATGCGCTGCATCATATCGTAGCGCCCGGCGAGACGATCGTGGCCAGCAACCTGCTGACCGGACTGGGCGGCAAGGGCGCGAATATGTCGGTTGCGATGTCGCGCGCGGGCGGCAAGGTTGTCCATATCGGCGCGGTTGGTCGCGATCTGGATTGGCCGGTGGCACGCCTTGCCGAATATGGCGTCGATACGGGTTTTATCGCCACGGTGGACGAGGCGACGGGCCATGCGATCATCACGGTCGACCGCTCGGGCGAAAACGCGATCATCGTCTATTCGGGTGCGAATAATGCCGTCCCCCTTGAGGTGCTAAAGGCCGCGCTGGCCGAGGCGAAGATCGGTGACCGTTTTGTCATGCAGAACGAGACCAATAATCAGGCCGAGGCCGCACGTCTGGCCCGCGCGGCCGGTCTGTGGGTTGCCTATGCCGCTGCGCCCTTTAGCGCGGCTGCAGTCGAGGCTGTCCTGCCCCATATCGACTTTCTCATCCTGAACGAGGTCGAGGCCGCGCAGCTACAAGAGGCCACCGGCAAAGCGCCGCAAGATCTGGGCGTGCGCGATGTGATCGTCACTTTGGGCGGCGATGGTGCCGCCTGGTATGGCGAGGATGGCGTGCAAAAGTTTCCCGCCATCAAAGTCACCCCCGTGGATACCACCGGCGCGGGCGATACGGTCACCGGCTATATTATCGCGGGCCTCGACAATGGTTTGCTGATGCCCGAGGCGATCAATCAGGCGATGAAAGCGGGCGCGTTAATGGTCATGCGCCATGGCACAGCCGATGTGATCCCGAAACTGCCGGAAGTTCAGACTTTTTCGGTTTGA
- a CDS encoding argininosuccinate synthase, whose product MSAQKPAPKKVVLAYSGGLDTSIILKWLQTEYGCEVVTFTADLGQGEELEPARQKALLLGIKEENIHIVDLREEFVRDFVFPMFRANAVYEGLYLLGTSIARPLISKKLVEIAQATGADAVAHGATGKGNDQVRFELGVAALDPAIKVIAPWREWDLMSRTQLLAFAEENQIPIAKDKRGEAPFSVDANLLHTSSEGKILENPAEEAPDYVAQRIVAVEDAPNTPEIIEITFEKGDATAINGEAMSPASILTKLNELGAKHGIGLLDFVENRFVGMKSRGVYETPGGTILLEAHRGIEQITLDSGAGHLKDSIMPRYAELIYNGFWFSPEREALQALIDHTQEYVTGTVRLKLYKGVARTIARWSDYSLYSEKHVTFEEDAGAYDQKDAAGFIHLNALRLRLVANRNARVKK is encoded by the coding sequence ATGTCCGCACAAAAGCCCGCACCGAAAAAGGTCGTGCTCGCCTATTCCGGTGGTCTCGATACTTCGATCATCCTGAAATGGCTGCAAACCGAATACGGTTGCGAAGTCGTGACCTTTACCGCCGATCTAGGTCAGGGCGAAGAGCTGGAGCCCGCGCGCCAAAAGGCGCTGCTGCTGGGCATCAAGGAAGAGAATATCCATATCGTCGACCTGCGCGAAGAATTCGTGCGCGACTTTGTCTTCCCGATGTTCCGCGCCAATGCGGTTTATGAGGGGCTCTATCTGCTGGGCACCTCGATCGCGCGTCCGCTGATCTCGAAAAAGCTGGTTGAAATTGCACAGGCCACCGGTGCCGATGCAGTTGCGCACGGCGCGACCGGCAAGGGCAATGACCAAGTGCGGTTCGAACTGGGCGTCGCCGCCCTCGACCCGGCGATCAAGGTCATCGCACCTTGGCGCGAATGGGATTTGATGTCGCGCACGCAACTTCTTGCTTTTGCTGAGGAAAATCAGATTCCGATTGCAAAGGACAAACGTGGCGAGGCGCCGTTCTCGGTCGATGCGAACCTGCTGCACACCTCGTCCGAAGGCAAAATTCTGGAAAACCCCGCCGAGGAAGCGCCCGATTATGTCGCGCAGCGTATCGTCGCCGTGGAAGATGCGCCGAACACGCCCGAAATCATCGAAATCACCTTTGAAAAGGGTGACGCCACCGCCATCAACGGCGAGGCGATGTCCCCCGCAAGCATCCTGACCAAGCTGAACGAGCTGGGCGCGAAACACGGCATCGGCCTGCTGGATTTCGTGGAAAACCGTTTCGTCGGTATGAAATCGCGCGGTGTCTACGAGACTCCCGGCGGTACGATCCTGTTGGAAGCCCACCGCGGCATCGAACAAATCACGCTGGATTCGGGTGCGGGTCACCTGAAAGACAGCATCATGCCGCGCTATGCCGAGCTGATCTATAACGGCTTCTGGTTCAGCCCCGAGCGTGAGGCCCTGCAGGCGCTGATCGACCACACGCAGGAATATGTCACCGGCACCGTCCGCCTGAAACTGTACAAGGGCGTTGCGCGCACGATCGCACGTTGGTCGGATTACTCGCTGTATTCCGAAAAGCACGTGACGTTCGAGGAAGATGCAGGCGCCTATGATCAAAAGGACGCAGCAGGCTTTATCCACCTGAACGCCCTGCGCCTGCGTCTGGTTGCAAACCGCAATGCGCGCGTGAAAAAGTAA